The Anomaloglossus baeobatrachus isolate aAnoBae1 unplaced genomic scaffold, aAnoBae1.hap1 Scaffold_483, whole genome shotgun sequence DNA segment CTGATTGATGGTAACACACAAGCTCTGCTCGACACTGACTGTAACTGCACTGGGTTGGTGGACAAGGTCGATGTGCAGACCCTGGACACCAAGGCCGGGATTCGCTCCGTGTGTGTGAGCCCCAATGGCCAACACTTGGCCTCAGGCGACAGAACCGGCACACTCAGGTATAGGGTCAGAGGGGATATCTGGCATCGAAATTCTCACTATATTAGGGGGATTGAATGCTTATTCTTCATTATTACAGGGTTCATGAGCTGCAGTCTCTGACGGAGCTACTGAAAGTAGAAGCTCATGATTCGGAAATCCTTTGCTTAGAATATTCTAAACCAGACACAGGTAAATATACAAACAAAAGGATACAGCAGCCTCTGTAAGCACCAAACATAGAATATGTGAAatctaaactgcattaatgctatatgcaATATACATAAAAAAATGAAAGTTGGCTCATCAaccacggcaaggtgacctttctttgatgggaccctatattAGTGTCCTGCCTCTCCTGGGCTATAATTCTACAAATGTATGGGGAGATAGGATCTGGCACTAATTAAAATCACCCTGTGGCTGATAGGCGGAAAACACAGTCAGAATAGGTGGcacacaagaattggccaattcatgtgagccgaTCAACCGTGGCAAGGTAACCTTTTATACGTGCATTTATGTATTGTGATTCATTTTATTTCTTCAATATcttatgcttttttttttgtttgcctttTTAGGAATGAACCTGTTGGCCTCTGCCAGCCGTGACCGACTGATTCATGTCCTAGATGCATCAAAAGATTACAGCCTTCAACAAACCTTGGATGACCACTCTTCATCAATCACTGCTGTAAAATTTACTGGTGAGCTCTGATGTGCAGTCATATAGACTAGTACAATGCTATATACCTTGTAAAGAAGACTGATCATCTTTGCCAAGATGGCGACTGTCGTACTGCTAACCTGAATCTGCTACTTTTTCAGCTAACGATGGCAAGATGCGAATGATCAGCTGTGGAGCAGATAAAAGCATTTACTTCCGCACTGCTGAGCAGGTATGGTTGTGaaacatatatatacactgtgtgcagaattattaggcaaatgagtattttgatcacatttttatacatgttgtcctactccaagctgtataggcttgagagccaactaccaattaagtaaattaggtgatgtgcatctctgtaatgaggaagggtgcggtctaatgacatcaacactctatatgaggtgtgcttaattattaggcaacttcttttcttttggcaaaatgggtcagaagagagatttgacgggctctgaaaagtccaaaattgtgagatgtcttgcagagggatgcagcagtcttcaaattgccaaacctttgaagcgtgatcaccgaacaatcaagcgtttcatggcaaatagccaacaggatcgcaagaagcAAGTTgggcaaaaaagggtgcaaaataactgcctatgaattgaggaaaattcagcgtgaagctgccaagatcccatttgccaccagtttggccatatttcagagctgcaacgttactggagtatcaaaaagcacaaggtgtgccatactcagggacatggccaaggtaaggaaggctgaaaaaccaccacctctgaccaagaaacataagataaaacgtcaagactgggccaagaaatatcttaagaatgattttcaaagattttatggactgatgaaataagaagTGATACTTGATGGGCCagattgatgggccagaggctggatcagtaaagggcagagcgctccactcctactcagacgccagcaaggtggaggtggggactggtatgggctggtatcatcaaagatgaacttgtgggacctttttgggttgaggatggagtgaagctcaactcccagacctactgccagtttctggaagacaacttcttcaagcagtggtacaggaagaagtcggtatcgttcaagaaaaacatgatttctttatcgttcctatgggagacccagaccatgggtgtttagcttctgcctccggaggacacacaaagtactacacttaaaagtgtagctcctccctctgagcttatacaccccctggagaaccagatctagccagtttatcgctttgtgttcaggaggcatacatccacacatgcattctcatctgattttttgatttttggaaagagtttgaagaaaagcgggtccaagtctggactcccggcatgtcccttctcaccccactgtgtcggcggtgttgttaaggttgattccaaggctggagccttacatgccgcgctccttcaccatccctcctgggctctggcttgaagtgggagccagcacggtctccatgcttagcaggagaccggtctccatccgcagcccttcaggaccctgctggaccggagcactcatccccagggacttggaacccggcgtctcagcaagctaagtacctgagacgtttatatattgggggtccctgtactttattgttgtgggagagtgtgc contains these protein-coding regions:
- the LOC142281755 gene encoding mitogen-activated protein kinase-binding protein 1-like produces the protein MTFDSTNQWLSCVYNDHSLYVWDIKDLKKVGKVYSALYHSSCVWSAEVYPEMKDSNQACLPPNSFITGSSDSTIRLWNMETSNIHGTALHRNILSNDLMKILLIDGNTQALLDTDCNCTGLVDKVDVQTLDTKAGIRSVCVSPNGQHLASGDRTGTLRVHELQSLTELLKVEAHDSEILCLEYSKPDTGMNLLASASRDRLIHVLDASKDYSLQQTLDDHSSSITAVKFTANDGKMRMISCGADKSIYFRTAEQIQAVRVCGP